TTGTAATACTCAAAAGGAGCGTCATTCACTTGAGAGAAGGAACTCAAGGGAATAAAAATTATAATGACAAAAAAGAAAATTAACTTTGATTTCATAATTTATAAATTTATTAGGTTTGTGTACTTAAAAGTACAATTTTTTTTTGAAATAAAATGATTGAATCGGTCCAATTCAAAAAATCGGAAATGCCATGGTTAATCAGTGGCCTTAAGCTTCTCGCCGAGGGAGGAAACAATCGCATGAATATCGATGTTTTAAGCGAACGTGTAGGAAAGGCAAAAACCAGTTTTTATCACCATTTCGGATCTAAAAAAGAGTTCCTCTACAGGCTGGCCCAATATTGGGGAAAATACTACACCAAAGATTATTTTGATGAATTGGCTCCTATTAGAGAGCCGAAAAAGAGATTAAAGAAATTGTTAAAAAAAGCCTATTCAGGCAGGGATATAGACTCCGTTTCTTTCTATTTTAAAGAGCTGGCATTAAAAGACCCTGATTTGGACACATTAGTGAACTATATTGAATCATACAGGCTAAAATATGTTTATCAAACACTCTTAGATTTAGGAATTAATGAAGATCAGGCCATTATAAAATCCAAAGGATTTATGTATCTCTTCTTTGGATGGTCGGTATTGAATCCGGTTCAAAGGCTGGATAACAAATCCGATTTTAAGGACCTTGAAAGACTTATAGACTACTTCATTTTTTCAAAAATTTAAAAATTTTTGAAATTTCATCATTCGTACATCTCAATATACTTTTTATCCAATAATTCTGAATCCTTATATTTTATTCTAAGTTCGGTTAATTTTTTATGTAATTCAGTAACCACATCTTTATAGTCCGGGTCATTATAGACATTTTCCAGTTCCTGCGGGTCTTTTAAACGGTCATACAATTCCCACTCGTCAACATCGTGATAAAAATGAACCAGTTTATATTCCTTGGTCACGATACCATAATGTCTCTTAACCATATGAACTGCGGGATATTCATAATAATGATAATAAACAGCTTCCCGGGTCCAAAGAGAATCTTGGCCTTTGAGGAGAGGCATCAAACTTTCTCCCTGCATATCTGAAGGCGCCTGAATTCCGGCTGCATCCAAAAAAGTTTGGGCAAAATCAAGATTTTGAACCATTTCTTTGTTTTTTGTACCCGGTTGTATCTCATTGGGCCATCTTATCAGCAAAGGCGTTTTAAAAGATTCATCGTAAATAAAACGTTTATCAAACCAGCCGTGTTCTCCCAGATAAAAACCCTGATCAGAGGTATATACAACGATTGTATTCTCTTCCAAACCAGACTCCTTCAGATAGTCAAGCACCCTTCCCACATTATCGTCAACGGAAGAAATGGTCCCAAGATAATCCTGCATATAGCGCTGGTATTTCCATTGCATCTTTTCCTCATCAGACATTCCCGGCCAGTTTTTTTTAAAGTCCTGATTAATGGAATCAAGAACGGGGTCATATAGTCTCTTTTGTGCTTCATTGGCCCGGTTATAAGGTCCGTAAAAACCATTTGGGAACTCCTTTACCTCAGGTAAAACATTAGCCATTTCCAACAGGGTTTCCGGACGTATTTTGCTGTCATGACCATACATCATATGGCTGTACAAATTCATTTCCGCCGTTTTAGCTGCCGTCCCCCTGTTGGAATAATCATCAAACAAGGTTGAAGGCTCCGGAAATTTCTTTTTACTGAATTCGGCAAATTTCTCAGGGCTTGGCCACCAGGGTCTGTGGGGAGCCTTGTGCAGATACATCATCATAAAGGGCTTCTCCTTATCTCTTTTATTGTCGAGCCAGTCGAGCGTCAGGTCGGTTATGATATCTGTAACATAACCGGTGATCACAGTGTCTCCATCAGACTTCAGGAATCTTGGATTTATATAATGACCCTGTCCAGGTAATATCATAAAGTCATCCACTCCTTTTGGGTTATTCCCAAAATGCAATTTTCCGAACATCGCAGTTTGATAACCTGCTTTTTGAAACAATTGAGGAAACGTAACCTGGGTTGTATCAAAAGGCATTCTGTTATCAATTTTCCCATTTAGATGCGTATGCTTTCCGGTTAAAATAGTTGCTCGGGAGGGTGCGCAGATGGAATTACTTACGCAGGCATTTGTAAACAAAAGCCCTTCTTGGGCAATTCTGTCAATATTTGGAGTTTGAATTAAATTGCTCCCATAAGCGCTTATAGCCTGATAAGCATGATCATCTGACATAATGAACAGAATATTCGGCCTCGTTTTCTCCATGTCTTTCTGTTCCGAGCAGGAGGTTAAGATTAAAAAAATAAAAACGAATGTTAATTGAAAAGGAATACGGATCATAGTTAGATGTTTAGAGTCTTAAATACATCGAATTTAAGGAACAATCTGATTCTATCATCAAAATAATAATGAAATAAAAAGAATAGATTAAAATTCAGGACAGAATGCGTAAAACAGCCTTTCATGATGAAAAAAATGTTTTAACAAAAATTTTAGAAACCTCGATTAAACTTTATGCCGGAAGGGATGTCAAAAGAGTAAATTAAATATTTATAAAATGAAAAATCTAATTATAGCTTTACTTTTAGGAACATCAATAATGGCCTATGGTCAAAAAGAAGGAAAACCAAGACAACAAATGCAGGATTTCACTCCCGAGCAACGGGCTGTTCTGAAAACAAAGAAAATGACCCTTCATCTGGATCTGAGTCAAAATCAGCAGGATCAATTACTGGCTCTTAATAAAAAATGGGCTAAGGAAAGAGAGGCGAAAAAAGCCGAATTGAAATCCTTAAACAGAGAGGAAATGACTTCAGATCAGAAATTCAAACAAATGAACGAAATGCTTGATACCCAAATTGCTCATCAAAAGGAAATGAAAAAGTTATTAAATGAAAAGCAATATGATGTCTGGAAAAAATCAATGGGTAAAAAAAGTCAGAAACTAAAGGAAAGAAAAGAACATTATGCCAAAAGGCAAAGACTCCATCAAAAATAAATTGCAGTGAATTAGATTAATTTTGAGTTTAGACATGAACCACCCTCAATGGGTGGTTTTTTTATTTGGTTACCAGTAATTTCATACCGATACTTATTTCATTGGTATCCAAACCGTTCATCTTTTTCAATTCCTCTACAGATAGGTTATTATTTCTTGCAATCGAATAAAGTGTATCTCCTTTTACAACCGTTATAAAGACATCATTATCATCAATTGTATTTTCTACGCTTGCATAACTTTCAGTTGTCTCCTTTACCCTTACCCTATCCCTGTCTTTGTTCCAGTCAGGATCCTCATTTTTTACGTATTTGCGATAAGCTTTCTCATCTAAAACCAATTCATCGTATTTATACAATTCGAAGTTTTCAATAAAGGATATCAGCTTCTTAGGATATTTTCTATCTGTTGCATATCCTGCTTTTTTTAACCCTTTGGCCCAGGCCTTATAATCATCGGGCTTCAAATCGAATAAAAATTCGTAACGCCCTCTTGAAGTAAGGAATTTTGAATGATCATTAAAGGAGCCTTCTGCAGTAGGGTATTTTCTAAAACACTCGTTCTTTTTATCATCGTCATGATAAACGCGCTTTCCCTTCCACCCCGAGTGGCATTTGATTCCAAAATGATTATTGGATTTTTTCGCCAGTGTACTCAGCCCGTTTCCTGATTCGAGAATACCCTGAGCAAGAGTAATACTCGCCGGAATCTTATAGCGTTCCATTTTGTCTATGGCGATATTCTTGTAAGTTCCAATGTAGGCAATCGTGAAATCGTTTAGCTTTCCTTTATTTTGGCTCTCGAAAGATTCAAAAATAGCATCGCTTTCGTGATTTAAATAGACTTGCCGAATATCGACCTCTTTCTTTCTGGATTTTTCTGCGGACGATTTATTACTTCCGCAAGAACTGAAGATCAACGCATTCAAAAAAAGCAAACTGAATAATCTGATACACCTCATATTTTGATCAATGGTAAATTTCTTTTCAATAAACGCTGATTCATACCTTCAACCCCTTGTATACCTCCTGTATGAACAGCCAGTATTGAACTGTTACTTTTAAATAAATCTTTTTTAACCAGATCCATGATACCGAACATCATCTTGCCCGTATAAACAGGATCTAAAGGAATGGTAGTTTGTTGATAAAAATCGTTGATAAAACTAATCAATTTTTCATTGATTTTGGCATATCCTCCAAAATGATACTCTTTTATTAGATTCCACTGCTTTCCACCGCTTATATTTTTCCTTATCGAATCCTCTAAAAAATCTCCTTTTAAGCTCTGAAACCCTAATACCTTTTGACATGTCTTTGCGCTATTGATAAGGCCCGAAATGGTACCACCGGTGCCCACAGAGACACAAATATAATCATAGGATGCATCATCTTTTGATAATATCTCCTCGCATCCTTTGACAGCCAGCCTGTTCGTCCCTCCTTCCGGAACCATATAAAAGTCCCCAAACTCCGAAATCAACGATTCGATAAATTCCGGATTCTCTTTCTCTCTGTAAGCAGCTCGGCTTACAAACTTGAATTCCATCCCATTGGAACGCGCAAATCTCAAGGTAGGATTTTCGGTAAAAACCTTTTCAGGATCATGCGCTAATTCATCTCCACGAATGATACCCAGGGTCTTAAAACCGTTTAACTTTCCTGCGTAAGATAAGGCACTGATATGATTGGAGTATGCACCGCCAAAGGTTAAAAGTGTGGTAGATCCCTTTTTCCTGGCTTCCTCTAAATTATATTTTAATTTTCTGAACTTATTTCCCGAAATATGAGGATGTAACAGATCTTCTCTCTTGACAGACAAACTAAGTCCTCTGCCCTCTAAATCCTTCGATTTAATGCTTTGATTATAACTAATCTCTTTCATATGTCTCTCATCTATGAGCCTGCTTCATAAAGCGATGCTAATTCAGAATTCCTTATTTTTGCGCATTCCTGTGAAAAAACTATTCTCATTTTCAGAACTTAGGTTTATCGCAAATACAAATGACTAAAATGCAATTTAACAATAATAAGTTAGAACCCGAAGACTTCTACTACAGTAAGGAAGGGTACAAAGTTTTTACAGCTGCTTATCATCTAAAAAGAGGCTATTGCTGTAAAAACAACTGCAGACATTGCCCTTACGGATTTGATCCGAAAAAAGCTTAAATCACATAAGTCTGTAAAAAGCAGGTATCCTTAATTTGGTATGATTATTGATGCTTATTACCAGGTAATGCAGTATTCAATTAATGAGATTTTATGAAGAGATTTTACTTTCTTGCTACCTTTTTTTTATTACTCGTATCACTGGCCTGTTCCTCGGTAACAGTATATTCTGATTATGACCGGTCCACAAACTTTAACCAATATAAAACCTACGCTTTCTACAAAAAAGGTATTGACAAGGTGGAAATTTCAGACCTGGACAAAAAAAGAATACTACGGGCCCTTGAAAGAGAACTTCGGGCAAAAGGCATGACCCCTTCTTCAAACCCGGATATTCTTGTCAATATTTTTACCAAATCCAGAGAAAAAATAGACATTTATAACAATAACTATTATGGATGGTACCCATGGTATTATGGTTATGGTTTCTACGGACCCGGATACGGGTTTGGTTATACAAATGTTTCAAGCTCTACAGAAGGGACCTTGTTTATCGATTTGATCGATGCCAGAAAAAAAGAACTGGCCTGGCAGGGAATCGGGGTAGGAATCCTCTCCTATTACAAAAATGTTGAGAAAAAAGAAGCCCGCATCAATGAATTTGTAACAAATATAATGATGCAATATCCCCCGGCCCCCGTTGTGGCTGCTAATTGATAAGCCGGAAGTATCTTGCCGATTTTTAAAAAATATTCTCTTATTTTAATGACTGTTGAATGAGCTAAAGGGCGTCAATCTGTTCCTGCGTTTCTTCCCACAGATTCATCAGATTTTCAACTTTTGCTTTCTTTTCCTGATACGAGGCAAAAAAATCCGGATTCTCTTGAAGCAGATCAAAATTTTCTGAAATCTCAGCGTCGTCATCGATAATTTTTTTCTCCAGATCCGAAATTTCCTTTTCTATTTTGCCTAATTTATTCTGAAGCTTTTTCTTCTTCTTTTGCAGCTCGTGATCCTGTTTACCTCCAGTGGAGGCTTCTTCTGACTTTTCTTTTTTCGTTTTCATCTCCACAGCTCTCATATCCTCAAGTTCATGCTGTTCGAGAAAATAATTTATATCCCCCAGGTATTCCTTAATTCCGCCGTCCCTAAAAGAAAAAACGGTTGAGGCAAGATCCTGTAAAAAGTCCCTGTCATGAGAAACGAGTATCAGTGTTCCTTCAAATTGTTTTAATGCATTTTTAAGTACATTCTTAGAGGCAATATCAAGGTGATTTGTCGGTTCATCCATGATCAAAACATTAAAAGGATGCAATAGCATTTTACAAAGTGCTAACCGATTCCTCTCCCCTCCGGAAAGTACCTTTACCTTTTTTTCAACCTCATCACCTCTGAAAAGAAAAGAACCAAGCATGTCTCTTACCTTCACCCGGTTTCCATCATTTGCCTCATTCTCCATGGTTTCAAGAACGGTTAACTCCCCGTCAAGGTACTCTGACTGATTCTGGGCAAAATATCCAATCTGAACATTATGGCCCAGTTTCAATTCTCCGTCAAAATCAATCTCCCCCACCATGATCTTGGCCAAAGTAGATTTGCCTTGGCCGTTTTGTCCTACAAACGCTATTTTACTGCCTCTCTCCAAGAGCATATTGACATCCTGCAGCACTTGATTATCTCCGTAATTCTTTGCAACATCATAGGCCTCAACCACAACTTTACCCGGGGTGACTGACATCGGGAACCTGACATTCATCACAGCGTTATCTTCAACATCCACTTCGATCCTTTCAACCCTGTTTAGCTTTTTTATCAGTGACTGAGCCATGGAAGCTTTATTCGCCTTGGCCCTGAATTTCTCAATGAGTTGTTCGGTATGTTTGATCTCCCTCTCCTGATTCTTCTGAGCCTGTAGCTGTTTTTCTTTGATTTCGCTCCTCAACAAAAGGTATTGGGAATAGGGCTTTTTGTAATCATAGATCTGACCCAGTGAAATTTCAATGGTCCGGTTCGTTACATTATCAAGAAACATCTTATCATGCGAGACCATCATAATTGCCCCGCCAAATCCTTTTAAAAAGTTTTCAAACCAGATAATGGATTCTATATCCAGATGGTTTGTAGGCTCGTCAAGCAGAAGAATATCATGATGCTGCAACAATAATTTGGCCAGTTCGATCCTCATTCTCCAGCCACCGGAAAACGTATCTGTCATTTTATGCAGATCTTCCTGTTTAAATCCAAGGCCCGCAAGGATCTTTTCCGTTTCGCCCTGATAATTATATCCCCCAATAAGTTCGTAACGATGGGAAAGTTCATCGAGATCATGCATTAAGTTATGGTAGAATTCACTGTCATAATCCGTCCGTTCAGCCAGCTGTTTATTAACATCTTCGAGCTTCCTTTCTATGCTCTTTATCTCTTTAAAAGCCTGGTAGGCCTCCTCAATAACCGTTCGCCCTTCTTCAAAATCGATATCCTGCTTCAAGAAGCCAAGGCTGATGTCTTTATCAAAAGCCATTGATCCACGATCGTATTCCTGCTCTCCTGCAACAATTTTCAACAAAGTTGATTTTCCGGCTCCGTTCTTACCGACAAGTCCAATTCTATCCCCGGCGTTCAATTTAAAAGTGATTCCTGAAAATAGTTCTTCTCCTGAGAAAGAAACAGTAATATCGTGGGCATTCAGCATTATTCTGTCTTAATAAATTTATCTTTGCAAAAGTAAATGAAACTTACGAATCTGCAATGTTGAAAAAAGGCTCGAAACTTTACAGTGTTCTACATAATAAATGCCCTCGTTGCCAAGAAGGAAAATTCTTTCAGTCTTCAGCCTCGCTGACGTTTAAAAATAATTTGAAAATTCACGAAAAATGCAGTTCCTGCGGTTTGAAGTATATGATTGAACCATCATTTTTTTATGGAGCCATGTATGTTTCTTATGCTTTGACCGTGGCTATGGCCGTTGCTATCTTTGTTATTTGTTATCTTTTTGGCCTGGAATTGATACCTACATTTATCAGCATTGTAATTGTTCTGCTTATCTCGAACCCTTTTGTCATGAGAATTTCAAGGCTCTTGTACATCAACATGTTTGTACATTACAAAAAGAACGGTGATTAAATTTTGGCAGATCAAGGCTTTGATTTAAACCGGCTGATATCTATTTCTTTTTCAAGGGACCGTCCGTTTTCAATTAACTGATATAATTTTTTGGCCATTAGGGGGGCGATCATTACACCTCTTGTACCCAGGCCGTTTAATACGGCCAACCTGTTATTTTCAGGATGAACGCCAAGCAATGGCCTCCTGTCTCCGGTTGTCGGCCTAACGCCTGCCTCATGACCAACCACAGTGTAATCACAATTGATAACTGTTTTCAGCTTTTTTTCCAATTCAGCCCTGCCCTCAGTTGTGGGCGCATTTGTCTTATCTTTCCAGTTAAATGTGGCTCCCACTTTATATCTGTCTCCTCCCAAAGGCATAATAAATACGGCAGATTTAAGCACATACTTCAAGTTTAAATCAGGTGCGTGAATCGTGATCAACTCTCCCTTGGTGCCTTTCAATGGCAAATTCTTAAAAAAAGGATTTTTCTTTATTCCATTTCCTTCACAGAAAACAATTTTTCGGGTTTTCAACTCCCCGTATTCGATATGATCCTTCCAGGTTATAATTCTTTCATACCTAAAGGGTTCCTCCCTCAGCCAATTTTCAGACCTCAATTGGTCCCTGTATGCATTTAACAACTCCTTTACCCTGATCCGGCCTGTATGTTTTAATCTCCCCGCCTTGAAAGGAGCATGAATATGGTCAACTTCTACTTCTGCAAGTTCCGGCTCCATATAGTCCTGCAGTATGGGTTTATCCGAAGCGATGAACCAGTTATTCTGTTCCTCAATACTTTTGAACGTTCGGTAGATCGGCCAAGGTTCATCAAAAAGGCCCGATAATTTTTGTTCCAAAAACTTGTAAAAAGGAATGGCAGCCGCTAATTGTTCCTGTGCATTCCAGACCGGGGTGAAGCGCTTTAGGATGACCGGATTATACATACCTCCTGCCACCTGAGATGAAGTCTGTGAATTGTCCTCAAAAACCACAAAGGATTTTCCCTGGGATACCAGTTCTTCTGCAAAGGCCAAACCCGCCAGTCCCAATCCAACGATGATATAATCTATCTGATTTTCCAAATCGTATACGGAATATTTTGTTCTTCAGGGATCAAAGATAGTGCATTGAAAAAGAAAGATGACATAAAGATCAAAGTGTATAGAATAAATGAAAAAGCCCCTGCTTTTCAGCAAGGGCCTTCTCCTTATTAACTCGGTAATTAGTAATTCCACATATCGAGCTCCCTATCTCGAATGTCTTCTTTAAGTTTATCAGATTCTAAAACTTGAAAAAGTGAATTTCCCTTTATATATTCTGCAACATCTCTGTTACCATAAATATTCTCTTCTCTGTATATGATCGCGTTAAAGCGTCTTGCATTCAACAAATGATCATATGATAACGGATAAGCCGAATTCTTTTGATTGAATACCTTCATATCATGTGTCGTATATCGAGCTCCAGGATACCATACCCAGAACAATTCGATCAATTCATCCTGTGAACCTTCACTATCTATGAAGTTTACATCCGGAGCAACAGGAGCAACTCCAAGTAATCTGTATTTCAATTCTCCTTGTCTTTTATCAAAATACCAAACTCCTTTGATTCTGAATCCTTCAATATCTCCTGCCGTAATATCTCTTCGGTCAACATATTCATCCGTTAGTTCTTCACCGGCGTTCAA
This DNA window, taken from Lutimonas zeaxanthinifaciens, encodes the following:
- a CDS encoding TetR/AcrR family transcriptional regulator: MPWLISGLKLLAEGGNNRMNIDVLSERVGKAKTSFYHHFGSKKEFLYRLAQYWGKYYTKDYFDELAPIREPKKRLKKLLKKAYSGRDIDSVSFYFKELALKDPDLDTLVNYIESYRLKYVYQTLLDLGINEDQAIIKSKGFMYLFFGWSVLNPVQRLDNKSDFKDLERLIDYFIFSKI
- a CDS encoding sulfatase family protein — its product is MEKTRPNILFIMSDDHAYQAISAYGSNLIQTPNIDRIAQEGLLFTNACVSNSICAPSRATILTGKHTHLNGKIDNRMPFDTTQVTFPQLFQKAGYQTAMFGKLHFGNNPKGVDDFMILPGQGHYINPRFLKSDGDTVITGYVTDIITDLTLDWLDNKRDKEKPFMMMYLHKAPHRPWWPSPEKFAEFSKKKFPEPSTLFDDYSNRGTAAKTAEMNLYSHMMYGHDSKIRPETLLEMANVLPEVKEFPNGFYGPYNRANEAQKRLYDPVLDSINQDFKKNWPGMSDEEKMQWKYQRYMQDYLGTISSVDDNVGRVLDYLKESGLEENTIVVYTSDQGFYLGEHGWFDKRFIYDESFKTPLLIRWPNEIQPGTKNKEMVQNLDFAQTFLDAAGIQAPSDMQGESLMPLLKGQDSLWTREAVYYHYYEYPAVHMVKRHYGIVTKEYKLVHFYHDVDEWELYDRLKDPQELENVYNDPDYKDVVTELHKKLTELRIKYKDSELLDKKYIEMYE
- a CDS encoding DUF4890 domain-containing protein codes for the protein MKNLIIALLLGTSIMAYGQKEGKPRQQMQDFTPEQRAVLKTKKMTLHLDLSQNQQDQLLALNKKWAKEREAKKAELKSLNREEMTSDQKFKQMNEMLDTQIAHQKEMKKLLNEKQYDVWKKSMGKKSQKLKERKEHYAKRQRLHQK
- a CDS encoding glucosaminidase domain-containing protein — its product is MRCIRLFSLLFLNALIFSSCGSNKSSAEKSRKKEVDIRQVYLNHESDAIFESFESQNKGKLNDFTIAYIGTYKNIAIDKMERYKIPASITLAQGILESGNGLSTLAKKSNNHFGIKCHSGWKGKRVYHDDDKKNECFRKYPTAEGSFNDHSKFLTSRGRYEFLFDLKPDDYKAWAKGLKKAGYATDRKYPKKLISFIENFELYKYDELVLDEKAYRKYVKNEDPDWNKDRDRVRVKETTESYASVENTIDDNDVFITVVKGDTLYSIARNNNLSVEELKKMNGLDTNEISIGMKLLVTK
- a CDS encoding 1-aminocyclopropane-1-carboxylate deaminase/D-cysteine desulfhydrase, whose protein sequence is MKEISYNQSIKSKDLEGRGLSLSVKREDLLHPHISGNKFRKLKYNLEEARKKGSTTLLTFGGAYSNHISALSYAGKLNGFKTLGIIRGDELAHDPEKVFTENPTLRFARSNGMEFKFVSRAAYREKENPEFIESLISEFGDFYMVPEGGTNRLAVKGCEEILSKDDASYDYICVSVGTGGTISGLINSAKTCQKVLGFQSLKGDFLEDSIRKNISGGKQWNLIKEYHFGGYAKINEKLISFINDFYQQTTIPLDPVYTGKMMFGIMDLVKKDLFKSNSSILAVHTGGIQGVEGMNQRLLKRNLPLIKI
- a CDS encoding DUF5522 domain-containing protein: MQFNNNKLEPEDFYYSKEGYKVFTAAYHLKRGYCCKNNCRHCPYGFDPKKA
- a CDS encoding DUF4136 domain-containing protein, translated to MKRFYFLATFFLLLVSLACSSVTVYSDYDRSTNFNQYKTYAFYKKGIDKVEISDLDKKRILRALERELRAKGMTPSSNPDILVNIFTKSREKIDIYNNNYYGWYPWYYGYGFYGPGYGFGYTNVSSSTEGTLFIDLIDARKKELAWQGIGVGILSYYKNVEKKEARINEFVTNIMMQYPPAPVVAAN
- a CDS encoding ABC-F family ATP-binding cassette domain-containing protein — encoded protein: MLNAHDITVSFSGEELFSGITFKLNAGDRIGLVGKNGAGKSTLLKIVAGEQEYDRGSMAFDKDISLGFLKQDIDFEEGRTVIEEAYQAFKEIKSIERKLEDVNKQLAERTDYDSEFYHNLMHDLDELSHRYELIGGYNYQGETEKILAGLGFKQEDLHKMTDTFSGGWRMRIELAKLLLQHHDILLLDEPTNHLDIESIIWFENFLKGFGGAIMMVSHDKMFLDNVTNRTIEISLGQIYDYKKPYSQYLLLRSEIKEKQLQAQKNQEREIKHTEQLIEKFRAKANKASMAQSLIKKLNRVERIEVDVEDNAVMNVRFPMSVTPGKVVVEAYDVAKNYGDNQVLQDVNMLLERGSKIAFVGQNGQGKSTLAKIMVGEIDFDGELKLGHNVQIGYFAQNQSEYLDGELTVLETMENEANDGNRVKVRDMLGSFLFRGDEVEKKVKVLSGGERNRLALCKMLLHPFNVLIMDEPTNHLDIASKNVLKNALKQFEGTLILVSHDRDFLQDLASTVFSFRDGGIKEYLGDINYFLEQHELEDMRAVEMKTKKEKSEEASTGGKQDHELQKKKKKLQNKLGKIEKEISDLEKKIIDDDAEISENFDLLQENPDFFASYQEKKAKVENLMNLWEETQEQIDAL
- a CDS encoding DUF983 domain-containing protein, producing MLKKGSKLYSVLHNKCPRCQEGKFFQSSASLTFKNNLKIHEKCSSCGLKYMIEPSFFYGAMYVSYALTVAMAVAIFVICYLFGLELIPTFISIVIVLLISNPFVMRISRLLYINMFVHYKKNGD
- a CDS encoding NAD(P)/FAD-dependent oxidoreductase; protein product: MENQIDYIIVGLGLAGLAFAEELVSQGKSFVVFEDNSQTSSQVAGGMYNPVILKRFTPVWNAQEQLAAAIPFYKFLEQKLSGLFDEPWPIYRTFKSIEEQNNWFIASDKPILQDYMEPELAEVEVDHIHAPFKAGRLKHTGRIRVKELLNAYRDQLRSENWLREEPFRYERIITWKDHIEYGELKTRKIVFCEGNGIKKNPFFKNLPLKGTKGELITIHAPDLNLKYVLKSAVFIMPLGGDRYKVGATFNWKDKTNAPTTEGRAELEKKLKTVINCDYTVVGHEAGVRPTTGDRRPLLGVHPENNRLAVLNGLGTRGVMIAPLMAKKLYQLIENGRSLEKEIDISRFKSKP
- the gldN gene encoding gliding motility protein GldN produces the protein MKLRSLIIAVIGILSVGSMSAQANLLNAQIPEQVGMKTPEQLAADNDRPLPYGYIDDRDILWSKVVWEYVDLNEKINMPFYYPVDTSNISSSRRSLYDTLLRGIKSGEIIDVYDDSYFEDKLTLKDIQGRLARIDTSDAGIERLNAGEELTDEYVDRRDITAGDIEGFRIKGVWYFDKRQGELKYRLLGVAPVAPDVNFIDSEGSQDELIELFWVWYPGARYTTHDMKVFNQKNSAYPLSYDHLLNARRFNAIIYREENIYGNRDVAEYIKGNSLFQVLESDKLKEDIRDRELDMWNY